The following coding sequences lie in one Manis javanica isolate MJ-LG chromosome X, MJ_LKY, whole genome shotgun sequence genomic window:
- the EDA gene encoding ectodysplasin-A isoform X15: MGYSEVERREPLPAANPRERVSQGCGCRGAPARAGEGNNCRLFLGFFGLSLALHLLTLCCYLELRSELRRERGAESRLGGPGTPGTYGTLSNPGGLDPDGSITRHFGQQSSQQQPLVPGETTLPTDSQDGHQIGLLWTFQTNGII, from the coding sequence ATGGGCTACTCCGAGGTAGAGCGCAGGGAGCCCCTGCCCGCCGCAAATCCGCGGGAGCGGGTCAGCCAGGGCTGCGGCTGTCGTGGGGCCCCTGCCCGGGCGGGCGAAGGAAACAACTGCCGGCTCTTCCTGGGTTTCTTTGGCCTCTCGCTGGCCCTCCACCTGCTGACGTTGTGCTGCTACCTAGAGTTGCGCTCCGAGTTGCGGCGGGAACGGGGAGCCGAGTCCCGCCTTGGCGGCCCCGGCACCCCTGGCACCTATGGCACCTTGAGCAACCCCGGGGGCCTCGACCCTGACGGTTCCATCACCCGCCACTTCGGGCAGCAGTCATCTCAGCAACAGCCGCTGGTACCGGGAGAAACCACACTCCCCACAGACTCCCAGGACGGACACCAG
- the EDA gene encoding ectodysplasin-A isoform X16 produces the protein MGYSEVERREPLPAANPRERVSQGCGCRGAPARAGEGNNCRLFLGFFGLSLALHLLTLCCYLELRSELRRERGAESRLGGPGTPGTYGTLSNPGGLDPDGSITRHFGQQSSQQQPLVPGETTLPTDSQDGHQQIPHP, from the coding sequence ATGGGCTACTCCGAGGTAGAGCGCAGGGAGCCCCTGCCCGCCGCAAATCCGCGGGAGCGGGTCAGCCAGGGCTGCGGCTGTCGTGGGGCCCCTGCCCGGGCGGGCGAAGGAAACAACTGCCGGCTCTTCCTGGGTTTCTTTGGCCTCTCGCTGGCCCTCCACCTGCTGACGTTGTGCTGCTACCTAGAGTTGCGCTCCGAGTTGCGGCGGGAACGGGGAGCCGAGTCCCGCCTTGGCGGCCCCGGCACCCCTGGCACCTATGGCACCTTGAGCAACCCCGGGGGCCTCGACCCTGACGGTTCCATCACCCGCCACTTCGGGCAGCAGTCATCTCAGCAACAGCCGCTGGTACCGGGAGAAACCACACTCCCCACAGACTCCCAGGACGGACACCAG